AGTTAGATAGGAATAATGGTTGTTATTCCAAGAGGGAGTAGGGTAAACCACTTTATCTCCAGGGTCTACAACACTCATATAAGCTGTATAAATAAGTGGACGCGAACCACCTGCTATCAATATTTCTTCTGGTGAGTAATCCAACTGATAACGCTTCTTTAAATCCAAAGAAATAGTTTCCCTAAGATTTAATAAACCACTGGCTGGAGGATAGTTAGTTAAATTGTTTTCGTAAGCCTTTTGTATTTCTTCTTTTAGAAGAGAAGGGATAGGATAAATATCAGCGTTCAAATCTCCTATAGTAAGATTGGCGATTTGAGCACCCTTAGCTTTGAGTTCATTAACCTCATTTCCTATTTTTACTATTTCTGATGCCACTAAATTAGTTGCCAAACGAGATATTTTCATAAGAATTTATATATATTTTAACAGTTTATACTAGACCTAAATCTTTTTTGATAACTTCTATTTTTTCATTTAGAATTTCTATCTTAGACTTAAAATCTTTCTCTGACTCTATTTTATCTAATGCACTAAAATAGAATTTAATTTTAGGTTCTGTTCCCGAAGGTCTTATCGCTACTTTTGTGCCATCTTCTGTATAGTAAATAAGCACATTAGACTTAGGAATATCCGTCATTGGTTGTTTTTCGTTTTTGTTCAAATCCCAAGCGGTTTGCTCTTGATAATCTTTAACCAAAACCACTTTAGAACCTGCCAACAAGGTTGCAGGATTATTTCTAAAATCCGTCATCATTTTTTTGATTTGCTCCGCACCTTCTTTACCCTTTTTCACCACATTTACAAGAGCCTCTTGATAAAGACCTAATCTTTGGTAGATTTCTATCATATACTGATACATCGTTTTACCTTGAGCCTTACACCACGCTGCTACTTCACAAGCCAATAATATAGAACCACAAGAGTCTTTATCTCTCACAAAATCTCCTGTCATAAAGCCAAAACTTTCCTCTCCTCCACAGATAAATTTCTGCTTACCTTCTACTTCTCTTATCATTTTACCTATCCATTTAAAGCCTGTAAGCCCCATCTTACATTCAACTCCATAGGATTTTGCCAAATCAAAAAACACATCAGAAGTTACAATGGTAGAACCTATAAACTCTGTGCCCGTGATACGACCTTGCTTTTGCCATTGAGACAAAATATAGTCTGTAAGAATCATATTGGTCTGATTTCCATTGAGGAGTTGCATTTCTCCATCTAAATTTCTTACCGCTATCCCTAATCTATCTCCGTCTGGGTCTGTACCTATTACAATATCTGCATTGGTAACCTTTGCTAAATCCATTGCCATAGTTAATGCTGCTGGCTCTTCGGGATTTGGACTTTCTACCGTAGGGAAGTTTCCGCTAGGAATCATCTGTTCTTTTACTAAATCTACCTTGGTAAAACCTGCCTTTGCTAAAGCCTGTGGAATGGTGGTATAAGTAGTCCCGTGAATAGAAGTAAATACAATATTAAGATTATCATACCCCAACTTATCTTTCTGATAAAGAGAGTTCTCCATACACATTCTTATATAAACCTCATCTTGCTCCTCTCCTACCCATTCTATAAGGCTATCATTACCATTAAAGTTGATGTCTTCATATTTAGTATTGAGTACTTCATTGATGATTTCTGCATCATTAGGTGGCACTATCTGAGCTCCATCGTTCCAATATACTTTATACCCATTGTACTCTGGTGGATTGTGTGAAGCGGTAAGCACAATACCTGCGTTACATTTTTTATCTCTCACCGTAAACGAAAGCTCTGGTGTAGGACGGTGTTCCTTAAACAACAATACTTTAATCCCATTAGCCGTAAGTACATCTGCTACTATTTTACCAAATTCTTTAGAGTTATTTCTTACATCATACGCTATGGCTACCTTTATCTCTTGGTTAGGGAACTGCTGATGCAAATAGTTGGCAAGACCCTGTGTTGCTTGTCCTAAAGTATATTTATTAAGTCTGTTGGTTCCAACGCCCATAATCCCACGCATTCCACCTGTACCAAACTCCAAGTTTTTATAAAATGCATCTTCTAACTCTGGTGAGTTAGTATCTATCAATTGTTTTACAGTCTGTCTAGTTTCTTCATCAAACGCCTCTGTAAGCCAAAGTTTAGCTTTATCCACTGTATTCATATCTTTATATTTTTATGTTAAAATTAAGGTTTTTCTTTATTTTCTACTCTTGTATCTTTATCTATTTTGAGCTTTCTTATTGGATTTCCGTAATAGACCAGCTTAGCTGTATTTTCTACCTTTCCAGAAATTTCTTCTTTAGTATTGATTTCTGCATAGTTCCCATTTTTAGACTGAATATCAAAATAATCTACCGTCCAATAAGGCGCTATAATACTCGCTGTATCCGAAATTTTAAGCACAGCCTCTTTAGTAACGCCTGAAAAATTAGCTCTTGATTTCTCCGTCATTTGCACTTCTGCTTTAGAGGTCTTTATTGCACCTATAAATTTGCCTTGATTTTTTAGATTGATTTTCAAAGTAGGCGTTTTAATATCTCCTGAAACATTCATTTCCACAGAGTCAGAAATACTTATTTGTTTCAATGGCGTTTTGGAGTAAACCGTTACTGTGTAGAAATCTACATTTCCAGTAGGTCTTTTCTCTATGATTTTGAGTGTACTATCTTCAACTTTAATTTTTAAATTGCTAATAAGATTAGGATAAGTTTCTACATTAACAAAGTTCTCCTCTCCTTGAGTGAAAAACAGCCTGTATTTACCTTCTAGTTCAAGTTTATTAAAGACCTCCAAAGGCGTATCTTCAGATTTTATCTCACCTTCTGGAGTTACCTTTCCACAAGAACTCCATAAGAATACCGATACCAAAAGATAAATATAATGTTTCATCTTACTCACAATTAAATAATTTCTTCTATGTGATAATTTTTATGCTCTCTATTAGTTCTGATAATCAGTTCTCCTAAAAAACCTGCTATAAACAATAAAGTCCCCATTATCATCATCGTTAAAGCTATATAAAACCAAGGGTTATCAGCTATTAAATGCCCATAAACACCTTTAGACATATCTATCAATTTAGACACACCCAACCAAAGAGATGATAAAAAACCAATAATAAACATCAGTGTACCTACCGCTCCAAAGAAATGCATTGGCCTACCTCCAAATCTACTTACAAACCAAAGTGTTACCAAATCCAAGAAACCTCTTATAAATCGTTCTGTGCCAAATTTTGAACTTCCGTAAGGTCTTGCCTGGTGTTGTACTTCTTTCTCTGTAATTTTCCTAAAACCTGCATTAGCCGCTAGTACAGGGATATATCTATGCATATCTCCATATACATCTATGGACTTTACCACTTGCTTTCGGTACGCTTTAAGTCCACAATTAAAATCGTGTAGAAACACTCCTGAAACCTTTCTCGCTGCCGCATTGAATAGCTTAGACGGAATATTTTTGGTCATTACATTATCGTAGCGTTTCTTTTTCCAACCGCTCACAATATCATAACCTTCATTAACCACTTTATGATACAAAGCTGGTATCTCTTCCGGAAAATCTTGTAAATCCGCATCCATAGTAATTACCACTTCTCCTTTCACCCTCGCAAAAGCTGCATGGAGTGCTTGAGATTTCCCATAGTTTCTAGAAAATTTAATCCCTTGTATATTAGGATTTCTATTTTTAAGAAACATTATTGTCCCCCAAGAACTATCGGTACTCCCATCGTCCACAAACCAAATTTCGTAAGATAAACCAGCCTCATTGCAGACATTTTCTATCCTATTATAAAGTTCTTCTAAAGATTGTTCCTCATTAAGAAGAGGTATGACAATAGATAAATCCATTTTTTCTAAAAAAATAAGTTAATAAACCGTTTTGCTTCTAAAGAAACTTCCAAAGAAAACAGACAATATCAAAAAGAAAGCACAATATCCTGCAAACACCAAAGAGAAATGGTATAAAGAAAACATATCTTCTTTTTTCTTTACTTTCTCTTCAATTCGTTTTTTACCTTCTTCATATTTTTGTTCTAGTTCCTTTGCTTCTTCTGTATTAGGTTTGGTAATTTGTTTCGCTTTGGTATATTCTTCTTCCAAAGAAGCTCTAAAACTCTCTATATACTGATGATTTAAAAGCGATTTAACATCTTTATCAACGTAACTAATAAACACAAAAATACTGGAAATAGATAAGAACCCCGCCAAAAACATCGGTGCAAATGCTTTTCCAAAAGCTTCCTTAAAGGTAAGCCTAACTTTTTCTTTCTTGTATGAATAAACAGAAATAAACGCCCCAACACCAAAAATAAGAGGTAGAACGAAAGAATTAGCTATCATCGTAGTGTGAAAATAATTAACATCCATAAAGAAAAAATACACCACGAAAAACACCAATAGGATTGCCCCACTCATCGCTAATCCGTTATTGATTGTACTTTTACCCATCTATTACTTAGTTTAAATTACAATTTTGAACTGGTAAAATTACGGATTATTTTTGAGAAACTTTCGCTTATTCTCTTGCATTTCTAATTTAACTAGGTAAGTCTTCTTCTAAATATTTCTCTATCTTTGCAGACAATAACAAAGGCGGCTTGTTGCTTTGTTTTTTCAACTAAACAAAGAGGAAAGTCTGGACACCATAGAGCAGCATAGCGGCTAACCGCCGTCCACAGTGATGTGAGGACTAGTGCAACAGAAAGCAAGTACAGTACGGCTGTAGTGAAATCAGGTAAACTCTATGCGGTGCAATGCTAAGTATATCGGCAACTAAGGGTAGCTCGTCCAATGCCGAGGGGTAAGCAGCTAAAGCTTAATAGCAATATTAAGCGTAGATAAATAACAAGCGTTCTAAATTTGTTTAGAATACAGAATCCAGCTTATAGCCTTTGTTATTTTTTTCAAAACAAAAATCCGCTCTTTTAAAAAGCGGATTTTTTTATTCATTTTGATACTAAATATTTCTATTTACTCGTTTCCACTACCTCTCCCTGAATCCAAATAACACTTCTGTTAGCTTTAGGGTCGTTAGAGAAAACTTCTATAAGCTTCTTGAATGGATTTACTAAATTAGTGTTATAACCTACTTTAATTTTAGAAGTTTTACCTGGTAAAATAGGCGTTTTGTCCCATTCTGGAGTTGTACACCCACAAGATGCTTTTACATTACTAATTACTAAAGGTTTATCACCTGTATTAGTTACTGTAAAATAGCGGTGTCCTTCTGAACCTTTTTCTACTTTACCATAATCTACTGTTGTTTTATCGAAGCTAATAGTTTGGGCAGAAGCCATAAAACCTACCGCTAAAACTAGCCCTGTTAAAATCTTTTTCATAATTCTTATACTTTTAAAGTTATGCAAAGTTAAAATTATTTTTCAACTTTAGCTATTTTCTATTCTTTAACTACAAATTACACGCCAAACTACAATTTATTTTCCACTTAAAATTTGTCCCTACAAATTTGTATCGAAAAGTTAGCTTCCTTACTATCTTTATCTTATTTTTGCAGAACAAAGCAAAAATAACGATTATAAATAGACATAAAAATATGCAGATTTCAGAGAAATATACCCCTTCCTCTACCGAACAAAAATGGTACAACTACTGGTTAGAAAACAAATATTTTCATTCTGAACCTAATCATAAACCACCCTACACCATTGTAATTCCACCGCCTAATGTAACGGGAATTTTACATATGGGACATATGCTAAATAATACCATTCAAGATGTGTTGATTAGACGAGCAAGAATGAGAGGTTACAATGCTTGTTGGGTACCTGGAACCGACCATGCCTCTATTGCTACGGAAGCTAAAGTGGTGGCTAAACTTAAAGCAGAAGGCATTAACAAATCGGATATTTCTCGTGAAGAATTCCTAAAACACGCTTGGGAATGGACGCATAAATATGGCGGAACAATTTTGGAGCAATTAAAAAAATTAGGTTGTTCTTGTGATTGGGATAGAACCCGCTTTACGATGGAGGATAAACTCTCCGAGCAAGTGATAAAATCTTTTGTAGATTTATATAACAAAGGGCTTATCTATAGAGGTTACCGTATGGTCAACTGGGACCCAGAAGCCAAAACCAACATTTCCGATGAGGAAGTTATCTTTAAAGAACAAAACGGAAAACTGTATCATTTAAAATATCAAATTGAAGGGACACAAGATTTTCTTACCGTGGCCACCACACGTCCTGAAACCATTTTCGGTGATGTAGCCGTATGCGTAAACCCTAACGACGAACGCTACCAAAAACTTATCGGCAAGACCGTTATCGTGCCTATCGTCAATCGTGCAGTGCCAATTATTGCTGATGAATATGTAGATATTGAATTCGGAACAGGAACTTTAAAAATAACCCCTGCCCACGATGTTAATGACTACGAAATTGGTCAAAAGCATCAGCTTCAAATCATTGATGCTATTGATGATGATGGCAAACTAAATCATCACGGAATGCACTACGAAGGGAAAGACCGTTTCGTGGTTCGTAAAGAAATTGCAAAAGAGTTAGAAGAGAAAGGTCTCCTCGCCAAGGCGGAAGACTATGTAAACAAGGTGGGAACTTCCGAAAGAACAGGAGCGGTGATAGAGCCTAAAATCTCTCAACAATGGTTCTTAAAAATGTCCGAAATTGCAAAACCTGCTTTAGAGGTGGTAATGAATGACGAAATTAAATTCTATCCTGATAAATTTAAAAACACCTATAAATATTGGATGGAAAACATCCGAGATTGGAACATCTCTCGTCAGCTTTGGTGGGGACAACAAATCCCTGCCTACTACTACGGAGAAAGCGAAAACGATTTTGTAGTGGCGGAAAACGCTGAAAAAGCATTGGAATTAGCAAGAGAAAAATCTCAAAATCCAAACCTAGGCCTTGCCGACTTAAAACAAGACGAAGACGCTTTGGATACTTGGTTCTCTTCTTGGCTGTGGCCAATGTCCGTATTTGACGGATTATTAGACCCTAACAGTGAAGAAATCAACTATTATTATCCTACTACCGACCTCGTTACAGGTCCAGACATTATTTTCTTTTGGGTAGCCAGAATGATTATGGCGGGATTAGAATGGAGAGGTAAAGTTCCTTTCAAAAATGTATATTTCACAGGGATTGTAAGAGATAAGCAAAGACGCAAAATGTCCAAATCTTTAGGCAATTCGCCTGACCCAATAGAATTGATTGACAAATACGGCGCAGACAGCGTAAGAGTAGGAATTCTATTGAGTTCTGCAGCTGGAAACA
This Riemerella anatipestifer DNA region includes the following protein-coding sequences:
- a CDS encoding phospho-sugar mutase; the protein is MNTVDKAKLWLTEAFDEETRQTVKQLIDTNSPELEDAFYKNLEFGTGGMRGIMGVGTNRLNKYTLGQATQGLANYLHQQFPNQEIKVAIAYDVRNNSKEFGKIVADVLTANGIKVLLFKEHRPTPELSFTVRDKKCNAGIVLTASHNPPEYNGYKVYWNDGAQIVPPNDAEIINEVLNTKYEDINFNGNDSLIEWVGEEQDEVYIRMCMENSLYQKDKLGYDNLNIVFTSIHGTTYTTIPQALAKAGFTKVDLVKEQMIPSGNFPTVESPNPEEPAALTMAMDLAKVTNADIVIGTDPDGDRLGIAVRNLDGEMQLLNGNQTNMILTDYILSQWQKQGRITGTEFIGSTIVTSDVFFDLAKSYGVECKMGLTGFKWIGKMIREVEGKQKFICGGEESFGFMTGDFVRDKDSCGSILLACEVAAWCKAQGKTMYQYMIEIYQRLGLYQEALVNVVKKGKEGAEQIKKMMTDFRNNPATLLAGSKVVLVKDYQEQTAWDLNKNEKQPMTDIPKSNVLIYYTEDGTKVAIRPSGTEPKIKFYFSALDKIESEKDFKSKIEILNEKIEVIKKDLGLV
- a CDS encoding GIN domain-containing protein, with amino-acid sequence MKHYIYLLVSVFLWSSCGKVTPEGEIKSEDTPLEVFNKLELEGKYRLFFTQGEENFVNVETYPNLISNLKIKVEDSTLKIIEKRPTGNVDFYTVTVYSKTPLKQISISDSVEMNVSGDIKTPTLKINLKNQGKFIGAIKTSKAEVQMTEKSRANFSGVTKEAVLKISDTASIIAPYWTVDYFDIQSKNGNYAEINTKEEISGKVENTAKLVYYGNPIRKLKIDKDTRVENKEKP
- a CDS encoding glycosyltransferase family 2 protein, with product MDLSIVIPLLNEEQSLEELYNRIENVCNEAGLSYEIWFVDDGSTDSSWGTIMFLKNRNPNIQGIKFSRNYGKSQALHAAFARVKGEVVITMDADLQDFPEEIPALYHKVVNEGYDIVSGWKKKRYDNVMTKNIPSKLFNAAARKVSGVFLHDFNCGLKAYRKQVVKSIDVYGDMHRYIPVLAANAGFRKITEKEVQHQARPYGSSKFGTERFIRGFLDLVTLWFVSRFGGRPMHFFGAVGTLMFIIGFLSSLWLGVSKLIDMSKGVYGHLIADNPWFYIALTMMIMGTLLFIAGFLGELIIRTNREHKNYHIEEII
- a CDS encoding DUF4199 domain-containing protein gives rise to the protein MGKSTINNGLAMSGAILLVFFVVYFFFMDVNYFHTTMIANSFVLPLIFGVGAFISVYSYKKEKVRLTFKEAFGKAFAPMFLAGFLSISSIFVFISYVDKDVKSLLNHQYIESFRASLEEEYTKAKQITKPNTEEAKELEQKYEEGKKRIEEKVKKKEDMFSLYHFSLVFAGYCAFFLILSVFFGSFFRSKTVY
- a CDS encoding DUF1573 domain-containing protein, encoding MKKILTGLVLAVGFMASAQTISFDKTTVDYGKVEKGSEGHRYFTVTNTGDKPLVISNVKASCGCTTPEWDKTPILPGKTSKIKVGYNTNLVNPFKKLIEVFSNDPKANRSVIWIQGEVVETSK
- a CDS encoding valine--tRNA ligase produces the protein MQISEKYTPSSTEQKWYNYWLENKYFHSEPNHKPPYTIVIPPPNVTGILHMGHMLNNTIQDVLIRRARMRGYNACWVPGTDHASIATEAKVVAKLKAEGINKSDISREEFLKHAWEWTHKYGGTILEQLKKLGCSCDWDRTRFTMEDKLSEQVIKSFVDLYNKGLIYRGYRMVNWDPEAKTNISDEEVIFKEQNGKLYHLKYQIEGTQDFLTVATTRPETIFGDVAVCVNPNDERYQKLIGKTVIVPIVNRAVPIIADEYVDIEFGTGTLKITPAHDVNDYEIGQKHQLQIIDAIDDDGKLNHHGMHYEGKDRFVVRKEIAKELEEKGLLAKAEDYVNKVGTSERTGAVIEPKISQQWFLKMSEIAKPALEVVMNDEIKFYPDKFKNTYKYWMENIRDWNISRQLWWGQQIPAYYYGESENDFVVAENAEKALELAREKSQNPNLGLADLKQDEDALDTWFSSWLWPMSVFDGLLDPNSEEINYYYPTTDLVTGPDIIFFWVARMIMAGLEWRGKVPFKNVYFTGIVRDKQRRKMSKSLGNSPDPIELIDKYGADSVRVGILLSSAAGNNLLFDEDLMLQGRNFATKIWNAFRLVQGWKQEDKPAGAVENQTIEWFGHLLDKTVKDINEQFEKFRISDALHLIYKLIWDDFCSWYLEAIKPNYGESISKEVYNKTIAYFEELMKLLHPFMPFLTEELWQNITSRNTDEALIIAQQKEASEFDVNIINQFDIAKEWISGVRNYRQSKGISPKQTVELYTNATENSNKALIKKLANVSDIYFNEKTDKPSFSFLVGSTELSIPLSETLDLEEEKKKTEEELSYLKGFLASVEKKLSNEKFVSGAPEKVVEMERKKQKDAQDKIALLEEKLKTLG